In one Pempheris klunzingeri isolate RE-2024b chromosome 8, fPemKlu1.hap1, whole genome shotgun sequence genomic region, the following are encoded:
- the ctsk gene encoding cathepsin K, with protein MLHCVCVLLLAALALGHLDEASLDIQWEQWKTKEMKEYNGLDEEGIRRAIWEKNMRMIEAHNQEAALGIHSYELGMNHLGDMTSEEVAEKMTGLQVPMVHERSFTMALDDKVSKLPKSVDYRKKGMVTAVKNQGSCGSCWAFSSAGALEGQLAKQTGQLMDLSPQNLVDCVTENDGCGGGYMTKAFQYVQENGGIDSEEAYPYVGEDQPCRYNSSGMAAQCKGYKEVPEGDEHALAVALFKVGPVSVGIDATLTTFQFYTRGVYYDRNCNKEDINHAVLAVGYGVNTKGKKYWIVKNSWGETWGNKGYILMARNRGNLCGIANLASYPIV; from the exons ATGTTGCACTGTGTCTGCGTGTTGCTGCTGGCGGCCTTGGCTCTGGGCCACCTGGATGAAGCCTCTCTGGATATCCAGTGGGAGCAGTGGAAGactaaagaaatgaaagaatacAATGGCCTG GATGAAGAGGGGATTCGCAGGGCCATCTGGGAGAAGAACATGCGTATGATTGAAGCACACAACCAGGAGGCAGCGCTGGGCATACACTCCTATGAGCTGGGGATGAACCACCTGGGTGACATG ACGTCGGAAGAGGTGGCTGAGAAGATGACCGGCCTGCAGGTTCCGATGGTCCACGAGCGCAGCTTCACCATGGCTCTGGACGACAAAGTGTCCAAGCTTCCCAAATCTGTCGACTACCGCAAGAAGGGCATGGTGACTGCAGTGAAGAACCAG GGTTCCTGTGGCTCCTGTTGGGCCTTTAGCTCAGCCGGAGCCCTCGAGGGCCAGCTGGCCAAGCAAACGGGTCAGTTGATGGACCTCAGCCCCCAGAACCTTGTGGACTGTGTTACAGAGAACGACGGCTGCGGAGGAGGATACATGACCAAAGCCTTCCAGTACGTGCAGGAAAACGGCGGCATCGACTCTGAGGAGGCATACCCGTACGTCGGAGAG GACCAGCCATGCCGCTACAATTCATCCGGCATGGCCGCCCAGTGCAAAGGCTACAAGGAGGTCCCAGAGGGTGATGAGCACGCGCTGGCTGTCGCACTGTTTAAAGTGGGTCCAGTATCTGTGGGCATCGACGCCACTCTGACCACCTTCCAGTTCTACACCAGAG GTGTTTACTACGACCGCAACTGTAACAAAGAGGACATCAATCACGCCGTGCTGGCGGTGGGCTACGGCGTGAACACCAAGGGGAAGAAGTACTGGATCGTCAAGAACAG TTGGGGTGAGACCTGGGGCAACAAGGGCTACATCCTGATGGCACGCAACCGTGGCAACCTCTGCGGCATCGCCAACCTCGCCAGCTACCCCATCGTGTGA